The DNA segment TGGTGTCAAATACCTTGTCCAACCACAGCCCTAATGCCAAACCGATGAAGGTGGCCAGAACGATTGTCAGGCCTAATGAACTGGCAAACCCCACAAGCCGGAGAAGCTTC comes from the Deltaproteobacteria bacterium genome and includes:
- a CDS encoding AtpZ/AtpI family protein, with amino-acid sequence MREDTRKLLRLVGFASSLGLTIVLATFIGLALGLWLDKVFDTSPWLTILFLIFGIIAGFRNFFRYMSKRTRE